A window from Hemibagrus wyckioides isolate EC202008001 linkage group LG19, SWU_Hwy_1.0, whole genome shotgun sequence encodes these proteins:
- the LOC131370289 gene encoding protein phosphatase 1H-like, translating to MFSRVRSAVASLVGGFMPGSSSSGERASGADLPLKFPYVRPEFLGLSPDEVECSADHVARPILILKETKRLPWATGYAEVINAGKSAVNEDQACCEVMVVKRRPTGSSTPCKPSKRRSSLPNGEGHSLAESSEKEELAFHYWALFDGHAGSGAAVMASRLLHQHIVEHLQEIVDVLRNLASLPPTILGDDLDHTSTPCMPRALTRASSLRNSPCTSTPRFFTEKKIQHESLVIGALENAFKYMDAQIEREKAVYNITGGCTALVVVFVLGKLYVANAGDSRAIIIRNGEIIPMSAEFTPESERQRLQFLGYMKPHLLGGEFTHLEFPRRVQRKEVGKKILYRDFTMTGWAYKTIEDEDLRFPLIYGEGKKARVMATIGVTRGLGDHELKVHDSNIYIKPFLSCFPEVRVYNLTQYEHGADDVLVMATDGLWDVLSNEEVAEYVTSFLANCDPDDLHRYTMAAQDVVMRARGVLRDRGWRITDDRLGSGDDISVYIIPLMYGNRQP from the exons ATGTTCAGCAGGGTCAGGTCGGCCGTGGCCAGTTTAGTAGGCGGCTTTATGCCCGGCTCATCCAGCAGCGGAGAGCGAGCGAGCGGCGCGGATTTGCCTCTGAAGTTCCCCTACGTGAGGCCGGAGTTTCTGGGACTGTCACCGGACGAGGTGGAGTGCTCGGCTGATCATGTGGCGCGACCCATCCTCATCCTCAAAGAGACGAAGAGGTTACCCTGGGCAACTGGCTACGCAGA GGTGATCAATGCTGGGAAAAGTGCTGTGAATGAGGACCAGGCCTGCTGTGAAGTCATGGTGGTGAAGAGGAGGCCCACCGGATCTTCCACTCCCTGTAAACCATCCAAGAGGAGATCCTCACTGCCTAATGGAGAGGGTCACAGCCTTGCTGAAAGCTCA GAGAAAGAGGAGCTGGCCTTCCACTACTGGGCTCTGTTTGATGGGCATGCTGGCTCAGGTGCAGCTGTAATGGCCTCCAGACTGCTCCATCAGCACATTGTGGAGCACCTTCAGGAGATTGTGGATGTCCTGCGCAACCTGGCATCACTGCCCCCCACTATACTGGGAGATGATCTGGATCATACCAGTACCCCCTGCATGCCTCGAGCCCTAACACGAGCATCCTCGCTGCGCAACTCACCCTGTACGTCTACGCCACGCTTTTTCACAGAGAAGAAGATCCAGCATGAGAGCCTGGTGATTGGCGCCCTAGAGAATGCCTTCAAATACATG gaTGCCCAGATTGAGAGGGAAAAAGCTGTATATAATATCACGGGTGGATGCACTGCACTCGTGGTGGTGTTCGTTCTGGGCAAGCTGTACGTGGCCAATGCAGGGGACAGCAG agCTATCATAATCAGGAATGGTGAGATCATCCCCATGTCTGCAGAGTTTACTCCTgaatcagagagacagagactgcaGTTCCTG GGTTACATGAAGCCTCATCTGTTAGGGGGCGAGTTCACACACCTGGAGTTCCCTAGGAGGGTCCAGAGGAAGGAAGTGGGCAAAAAGATACTGTACCGTGACTTCACCATGACCGGCTG ggCATATAAAACCATCGAGGACGAGGACCTCAGATTCCCTTTAATATAcggagaaggaaagaag GCTCGAGTGATGGCAACAATCGGCGTGACTCGTGGGCTCGGTGACCATGAGCTGAAAGTGCATGACTCCAATATCTACATTAAACCATTCCTGTCCTGCTTTCCTGAG GTGAGAGTATATAACCTGACGCAGTATGAGCACGGCGCTGATGATGTGCTAGTGATGGCCACCGATGGCCTGTGGGACGTTCTCTCTAACGAGGAAGTGGCCGAGTATGTCACTTCTTTCCTCGCCAACTGTGACCCAGATGACCTgcacag GTACACAATGGCAGCACAGGATGTAGTGATGCGTGCTCGGGGCGTGCTCAGGGACCGTGGATGGCGTATAACAGACGACCGCCTTGGCTCCGGAGATGACATTTCTGTTTACATCATCCCACTTATGTATGGTAACCGACAGCCATAG